In the genome of Vicia villosa cultivar HV-30 ecotype Madison, WI linkage group LG7, Vvil1.0, whole genome shotgun sequence, one region contains:
- the LOC131616159 gene encoding glutamate--tRNA ligase, chloroplastic/mitochondrial codes for MMAVLSNGTPWTKVVTPSFPFQFLHQSHLYTSRILSFRRKFSVNALSQQSLPVRVRFAPSPTGNLHVGGARTALFNYLFARSKGGKFVLRIEDTDLERSTRESEEAVLRDLSWLGLDWDEGPGVGGDYGPYRQSERNYLYKQYAEKLLQSGQVYRCFCSNEELEKMKEEAKLKQLPPVYTGKWAYATDKEVEEELAKGTPYTFRFRVPKGSLKISDLIRGEVSWNLDTLGDFVIMRSNGQPVYNFCVTVDDATMAISHVIRAEEHLPNTLRQALIYKALEFPMPNFAHVSLILAPDRSKLSKRHGATSVGQYREMGYLPEAMMNYLALLGWGDGTENEFFTLDKLVERFTIERVNKSGAVFDSTKLRWMNGQHLRARPSEDLNKLIAERWKTSGMLTISEGPFVDESIQLLKDGIELITDADTALSNLLSYPLQSTLQSHEAESVIQDNLPEFCASFLAAYDSGDLLRALEEGQAGWKNWVKGFGKSLKRKGKSLFMPLRLLLTGKLHGPDIGATVVLLYKAGTTDVIAPEVGFVTIDERVKVLRQINWETMSKDQAVKETASTV; via the exons ATGATGGCAGTGTTGAGTAATGGGACTCCATGGACAAAGGTTGTTACACCATCTTTTCCCTTTCAATTTCTTCATCAATCTCATCTTTACACTTCACGAATCTTATCCTTTCGACGTAAATTCTCTGTCAATGCTCTTTCACAACAATCCCTACCTGTTCGTGTTCGTTTTGCTCCTTCTCCTACTGGAAACCTTCATGTCGGTGGTGCCAGAACTGCCCTCTTCAATTACTTGTTTGCCAG GTCTAAAGGTGGGAAATTTGTGTTGAGGATTGAGGACACTGATTTGGAGAGGTCTACTAGGGAATCTGAGGAGGCGGTGCTTCGAGATCTTTCTTGGCTTGGTCTTGATTGGGATGAAG GGCCGGGTGTTGGTGGAGATTATGGTCCATATAGGCAATCTGAGAGGAATTATTTGTACAAACAATATGCTGAGAAACTTCTTCAGTCGGGTCAAGTTTATCGTTGCTTCTGTTCTAATGAG GAACTAGAGAAAATGAAGGAGGAAGCTAAACTAAAGCAATTGCCTCCAGTATATACGGGTAAATGGGCCTACGCAACTGATAAGGAAGTAGAAGAAGAGTTGGCAAAAGGAACTCCATATACATTCCGGTTTCGTGTCCCGAAAGGAAGTCTAAAAATTAGCGACTTAATACGAGGCGAG GTTAGTTGGAATTTGGATACACTTGGAGATTTTGTGATAATGAGGAGTAATGGTCAGCCAGTTTATAACTTTTGTGTGACTGTTGACGATGCTACCATGGCTATTTCCCATGTTATCAG AGCAGAGGAGCATTTACCGAACACTCTAAGGCAGGCATTAATATATAAG GCACTAGAATTTCCCATGCCTAATTTTGCACACGTTTCCTTGATTTTAGCTCCTGATAGGAGTAAATTGTCAAAACGACATGGAGCAACATCTGTCGGTCAG TACAGGGAAATGGGATACCTACCTGAGGCAATGATGAATTACCTTGCATTATTAGGTTGGGGCGATGGGACCGAAAATGAGTTCTTCACTCTCGATAAACTTG TTGAAAGATTCACTATTGAACGTGTGAACAAAAGTGGCGCTGTTTTTGATTCCACAAAGTTAAG ATGGATGAATGGTCAACATTTAAGGGCACGTCCATCAGAAGATTTGAACAAACTTATCGCAGAGCGCTGGAAAACATCTGGCATGCTCACAATATCAGAAGGGCCCTTTGTTGAT GAATCGATTCAACTACTTAAGGATGGAATTGAGTTGATAACTGATGCAGATACTGCACTTTCGAATTTGCTTTCTTATCCTCTACAATCTACTTTACAAAG CCACGAAGCCGAATCTGTCATACAAGATAATCTTCCCGAGTTTTGTGCCAGTTTCTTGGCTGCCTATGATAGCGGTGACCTGTTACGTGCGCTCGAAGAAGGCCAAGCTGGCTGGAAAAACTGGGTCAAAGGCTTCGGCAAATCACTCAAACGCAAGGGAAAATCACTCTTCATGCCCCTTCGGCTTCTGCTGACCGGAAAACTCCACGGACCAGATATCGGAGCTACTGTTGTATTGCTTTATAAAGCTGGCACTACTGATGTCATAGCTCCTGAAGTTGGTTTTGTGACAATTGATGAAAGAGTTAAAGTTCTTAGGCAAATTAATTGGGAAACAATGTCCAAAGATCAAGCTGTGAAGGAAACTGCTTCTACTGTCTAA